The genomic region GTAATCGAATAGCGCTGACTGGTGGTTTTGCGAATAGTGGGAATCGTTTAGTGGTGTGTGCGCAAGGGTACATTGATTCCTTTCACTGTGCGTGCGGTGCCGTGTGTGTTTTGCCAGTGCTTGGTACGGCCTCcaagtgaaaaataatgagTCGCCATGAAGGTAAAGTGAGAACGTTACTAAAAAGTCCTATCAAAAGTGTGACACATTTAGAATGGGGGCATACAGGCTTGCtataaaaaaaggttttcgcAGCTTATGCCTATGCAATAGGCAATTCCGTGCCCCGTGTTGTCCATCTGTGTACTgtcattgattttttttgttcctcgcCGGAAGAGGAAATGTCCCTATTTCCCAAGTGTCGCCACTGCGCTTTGTGTTCTAGATTGCTACCGCCCCCCGGGAGCAGAAACGTTGTTgcgatttttcttccgttttcatttttatttgttgtgtttttgtgacATCGAAGAACGTCGGGTTCCGCCGAATGCGGCGCAAGAAATGGCGACGTTTTCCCGATGGATGACATTTCGTCACATCTGCGCGAATAGTTGGACCGGCGGGCCGCTCTATCGACCATAGATCTAGTAGGCCCTTGTGTACCAAATGGGGCAAAATCGGTTGCAGAAATATTGATTGCCCCGATGCCCCGTTCGTCACAACTTGTATCGTGTTATTATGCGTCCATTGGCCGCACGATTCGTTGGTGGACTCGGAATGGGATGGCGAGCCAACCTAGAAATCGTCGAACGAAAAGAGCATTCTTTGTGCTAAATATAgcggatttttttcttcctcggaCTGCACATTCCCATATGTAGGGCGCTATTGGTGGTAGTGCTGGCGGTGAAAGTGTTGTCGGTGTACTATTCACTGACTCAAAGTTTACTCCCGGGGTTATACGGTGGGACACACGTGAAGCGTGGATGGACgggcaataaaataaacaccaaCTCTATTGCGTTTTTTACCTCCTTATTTCCCTATCAAAGTTGCAATGGgcagagtttttatttttatttttcttcctcgccTACTCATCCCGTGTGAAAAGTAAAGCCAGCAGAAACAATCCCAACGCCTAACTAATAGCCATTGGGCAACAACAGTCGCATTtgatttccatttctttcgTGCTTTCTCTGTCTTTCACGTGGAATTTATGCCGTTCTCATTTTCTTCTcacctttttcccatttccacacCAGGGGTCAGCTGTGATTCGTGCTTGAAAAGTAACTTTCGTGGAAGAAGGTACAAATGTCTGATTTGCTACGATTATGATCTGTGCGCGAACTGCTATGAGGAAGGAGCGACCACAACCCGCCACTCCGCCGATCATCCCATGCAGTGCATACTAACGCAGTCGGACTTCGAGCTGTACTATGGTGGCGAGGTGCTACCTCCGGATCAGCCACAATCATTCACGTGTCCCTACTGCAAGCGGATGGGGCTGAGCGATGCGGCCCTGCTGGAGCACGTCGGCGCGGAACACACCGATACCGGGCTGGAGGTGGTCTGCCCGGTCTGTGCGGCCCTGCCCGGTGGAGAGCCGAACTTTGTGACCGACGACTTCGCTCGCCATCTCAGCCTGGAACACCGCAGCGGCTCTCGTGATCTCATCTCATTTCTGATATCCTTTTTAAATCTATGGACCACTTTTTGTGTGGGGAAAATGCCTTTCTCTCTTTgtttcagcagcaacagtccaAGCATAGTATTATCCTTAACCAAGAAATGTTTTCGATCGGTTTACGATGAGCCGTCAGCGATCCGCCATGGAGGGGTCAGAAGGATGCCACATTCGGGCCGTGCTCTCGGCGGGCCCCGATCGAGACGATCCAACATGCACTTCAGCTCGTCCGGCGGCGGACTGTCGACGCTGTCCCCATCTGGACGCGAGTCGGTCGATCCGATCGCAGAACTATTGCAGCAGTTGTCCAATGTTCGCCGGGGTGGCGCACCCCAACCGTCGCAGTTGCAGCAGCTGCAAATGCAAATACAGCTCGAGCGACAGCAAGTCACTGTAAGTGTGTAAAACATTCTAACAAACGACCAACCAAACATCACTCCTGACTTCGCTGCGTTTTTTATTAGTTATAATGGAGTGTGCTTTAAGGAATCAATACGAAGCATGTCTTGAACCTATGATTTATAGATAGGCATAGAATTTCTCAATCGTAAATTCGTATTCATGAAAGCTTGTTTAATATTAGAGCCGGCATGAACTTAGAGACTTTGACATGGGCTTATAAAACCATGTGTATCGGCAAACAATTTTGTTGTATTCAATAGCACATATTCAATAGTAGCCTTCAAATGTACATGTAATAACTTACATATAATAAATGTACACGTAATAAttgtatgtttgaaaaattattaattcaaatcgtgaaaaggataaaataattgatactACATATCGTTCTATTTCATCCAACTTCAATCGTGTGTCCAGAATTCGAAGTGAAAATTAGTTAAAAAGCCAGTGCATTCGCTCTCTCAGCTGATTTTATGAATGGAATACCATATTAAAAGAAAAGACACTGGCAATCTTATACTATAAGCTTTTGATTTACACTGTTGGAATGGTTAGTGTTGGTTAGCAACGGCGAAAAGTGTTTGCAGGGATATagtagttttaaatttaaacttatGCGCAATGTGGACGAACATTCGCAAAATTCGCGCATCACAAATTACACAACTTCCCACGGTTTTTCTAGTATTGGTATGGGGCTAACACTATTGACCGAGTGGCCAAAAGTCATTGTTGTGTGCCACCCGATCGGCTGAGTGTTGTACTGCGTATTTCACTAAGCGCACCGTTTCGGTGTTGTTGGCGTGGTGCGATGCATTTAGATTTTCGGCAACTCGTCTACATTGCAAACGGTATCGATAGATAGTTTGGCATTCCCGCGCTTAACGTTTTCGTTTAACCTATCCGCTGCCGTTCAGACTGCCCGTTTCACGCCAACCCCGTTTGGTGTGATACGAAAACGCGTAATCGAAAAGTTTGGACCCCGCGGTGGAGCTCTGGTCCATATTgttgtttgataaatttgaCAGTTCACGTTAGCAGCTGTATCCCTTTGCAGCAGTGCACATCAAAGAAGACCTTGCGCTTCTGCATGCCAGTAGTGCAATATCGATAGGGTTTCTTAGTTTGGAGGCGTTATTGGTTCCGCACAGTGTTGCGCTGGAAAATTGCACAAAGTGACACAACTCAGCCCACCAGTTGTgacaaaattcaaaaatacCCTCACGTTTGGCTAAAGATTGGCTGGAAGTAAACTCTGTGTTTGTTCTGCTTTTCGGAACAGACTAAGGAAGAAAGTGGAATAGCGTGTCCTTTGCCTTCGATGCATTCCGGCGGTGGAAGCAATAGACATCGGCGCGGTGGGATGGGTGCACATCTTCCGGCGATTCCTTCGATTGCGTTTTTGGTAGATTAAAGATTTTCCTGTTTTGTTATTGCAAAGACAACACAACCATTTTCCCATAATGCATTGTGTTAATTTAGCTGCCAAACACAAATGTATAAGTGTTTTCTCGTCCCGTTTTCATGTAGTAAATCATTCGTTTAAATTAACGTTTATGTGTGTTCGTGAGTGAAAAGTACTGTTTGTAGTTTGTCGAAAAGGGAATGAAACAGATCTTCAATATTTCAAATCCCCGTGTAACgtgtatgttatttttttcgtgtGGTAGAAGGAGCACCGTAGATGAAGCAATGAAAAAATGTACGAAACAATCGCTGTACACATTTGGCGCCATCCATGGGCATTGGTTCTCGAGttagcttttttttgctacacGTTTCTCGCGTTGTATGCCTGTATTTTAACGACGGTAATTCAagtgttcttttattttaagtttatATTTATGCATTCCTATAGACTATGGTCTATTCAATAGACTCTATTGGAACATGGGCACAAGTTTGTGGTATGGGGTTGGATATCGTCGGAATATCCTTATTTCTAGTAGTACAAAAATATGGCAGAATTTGTAAGGTGTTTCCCGTTCGCTTTCGATTTCATGTTTGTACACTAGATCATGCACTCGTCACCGTTCGTATATTTCCACCACGTTCAAACGTTAATCGATTAGTCCGTTTGCTTATTACAAGGGAGGTAAGGAGTGAGGACTAGAGTTATCACAAACATGCGACATGATTTAGAGTTTGAAATTTATGGGGCAATCCGTCCTGAAATAAGGACCTACAAAGAGagtgatagagagagagaaagaatgtTAGCGTATCTATCGAGTTGTTAGGGCTTAATATTGGATCGTTGCTAGGTTTCGTCAACAAGAGTATATGGTGTtggtgtttaattttccacatTCCACCGGTTTATGGTTCATTTTTCGGCAAAAGATTCAGTGCATATTTCCAAACATTGCATATTTTCTTCCAGCAtatgttttataatttcaatattttatcgaGTATTTTTGATTTCGGTGTGTACCAGAAAAACATCTTCTGGGAACGCACGCTGGGTGGAGAGAGAGATAGTATTGCGATTCGATCACGTgcttacttttcttttcttttttcgtttctcgTACAACACCAAGGCCGCCCGTCAACAGTTGGAGCGGCTACCAAGACGACAGCAGCAACCGATCGTTTCCTCGTCCCCGAATGCAACCGgtgtaaacaacaacaacaatgcgGTTGGAACGACGCAGGCAAACCAGAACCACACAATCATCACGCTGAATGCCGGCGGACGCGATGCTCAGATCGCTGCCTCCTCCTCGTTGCCAATGGTGTCGACCGGGGTCGGTGTGTGCAACATACTGGGATCGGcggttggtgctggtggtagCGGTGGGATCGGTGGTTCCGGTTCCAACTCCCAACAGCAGTCCCAATTTCTAATGGCCCGATTCATGGTGCCCACCATGGACGAGGCTGAGCAGGCGCAGCAGGAGCGAGCCAGAGCCGACAGGTAATGAGGATGGTTCGACGAACGAAGAGAAGATCGATTTCGAACAGATGAAGATTAACGTGcaaatttcttctctttttcctttttttccattcatccCATCCTCCGGTATAGATCACAATTCGTTCAAGCTTTAATGTTATCAACCATCGCAAACATTCAACCGTTTAACAAACCCACACACGACGAAGAGCTGTCTGAGGAGTTGAGTGCATTGAATCTAGGCGTTGGAAATACTAGCAGTAGCGTTAACAGTAGTGTAAAAAGGCCGACCGCCTCTGCCG from Anopheles coustani chromosome 3, idAnoCousDA_361_x.2, whole genome shotgun sequence harbors:
- the LOC131271387 gene encoding E3 ubiquitin-protein ligase KCMF1; this encodes MSRHEGVSCDSCLKSNFRGRRYKCLICYDYDLCANCYEEGATTTRHSADHPMQCILTQSDFELYYGGEVLPPDQPQSFTCPYCKRMGLSDAALLEHVGAEHTDTGLEVVCPVCAALPGGEPNFVTDDFARHLSLEHRSGSRDLISFLDEPSAIRHGGVRRMPHSGRALGGPRSRRSNMHFSSSGGGLSTLSPSGRESVDPIAELLQQLSNVRRGGAPQPSQLQQLQMQIQLERQQVTAARQQLERLPRRQQQPIVSSSPNATGVNNNNNAVGTTQANQNHTIITLNAGGRDAQIAASSSLPMVSTGVGVCNILGSAVGAGGSGGIGGSGSNSQQQSQFLMARFMVPTMDEAEQAQQERARADRSQFVQALMLSTIANIQPFNKPTHDEELSEELSALNLGVGNTSSSVNSSVKRPTASADDGGEVGGEQDGSGGATHSNYGGGGKEDENCDSLKRGGADSANGDESPNMHPTGQVPLVRGQHAASGKSKGSSAKAVGLGAAVGGGGGGAVDRRSSRQTPPSSGGNAAGKSRELKQANSSSNTSTPVSSRQQHHVPDSR